A single genomic interval of Labrus bergylta chromosome 18, fLabBer1.1, whole genome shotgun sequence harbors:
- the cdc25b gene encoding M-phase inducer phosphatase 2 produces MESVNLFGSTSPVSSVLKRRPDAIPGLSSFSLPDMSTKNGHCKNLFSPGPASVLSPVTNLALDLNNWAGLGSQCDTPKRRKHAPLEKVPSFGSDVSSDAGLGMDLPSPMDSVELDDAFERAIQQSSRVVNEKMPIRRINSLPVQLLSLSPSLKGQESDPHRYGIFGQQPSQIPASSGSQRENKENMPEEGFEFKKPTKPASRCRVRSFNSGQSKDAFARRPSSAPALMFSSPPPIQQLDFQDSSPMFLRRSSLNDDEDDGFLEVMDDNMENDCGMPMGMASLLHAPLVSDSGGEDSPVIRCRPRSLFRSPSMPSPMSRPSAKRPDCPTDENTPVRVKRRRSLAGTQVTTLEQNPESPRTSCLLLQRSKSFCQTDIEKLLDGEDCSNELIGDFTKPFVLPTVDGKHQDLKYINPEVMVSAVSGQFNHLVERVIVIDCRYPYEFEGGHIKGALNLHQEDQVQDFLLKSPVIPSCADKRIVIIFHCEFSSERGPRMCRFVRERDRAMNEYPNLHYPELYILKGGYKDFFPHFQTQCEPQSYRPMHHEDFKEDLRKFRLKSRTWAGERSKRDMYSRLKKL; encoded by the exons ATGGAGTCGGTCAATTTGTTCGGCAGCACCAGTCCCGTTAGCTCGGTTTTGAAACGGAGGCCCGACGCCATCCCCGGGCTTTCCTCGTTCTCTCTGCCCGACATGAGCACAAAGAACGGACACTGCAAGAACCTGTTCTCCCCCGGACCCGCGTCGGTTCTGTCTCCTGTCACCAATCTGGCCCTGGACCTGAACAACTGGGCCGGCCTCGGAAG CCAGTGTGACACCCCGAAAAGGAGAAAGCATGCTCCCCTGGAGAAGGTTCCCTCCTTCGGCTCTGATGTCTCATCTGATGCTG gcCTCGGTATGGATCTCCCGAGTCCCATGGATTCGGTTGAATTGGACGACGC CTTTGAGAGGGCCATTCAGCAGTCGAGCAGAGTCGTCAACGA GAAGATGCCAATTAGAAGAATCAATTCATTACCA gtcCAGCTCCTGAGCCTCAGTCCGTCTCTGAAGGGACAGGAATCGGACCCCCACAGATACGGAATATTTGGCCAGCAGCCCTCGCAGATACCGGCGTCCTCGGGCTCCCAGCGCGAAAACAAGGAGAACATGCCCGAG gaGGGCTTTGAATTCAAGAAACCGACCAAGCCGGCGTCACGTTGTCGCGTTCGCTCCTTCAACAGCGGGCAATCAAAGGACGCGTTTGCCCGCCGTCCCAGCTCAGCACCGGCCCTCATG TTTTCTTCGCCTCCTCCGATCCAGCAGCTGGACTTTCAGGACTCCAGCCCCATGTTCCTGCGGCGCTCCTCGCTAAACGACGACGAAGATGACGGCTTCCTGGAGGTGATGGATGACAACATGGAG AATGACTGTGGGATGCCGATGGGAATGGCCAGTCTGCTTCACGCCCCTCTGGTCTCTGACAGTGGAGGAGAAGACTCT CCGGTGATCCGCTGCCGGCCCCGCAGCCTGTTTCGTTCCCCCTCCATGCCCAGCCCGATGTCCCGTCCCTCTGCGAAGCGTCCCGACTGCCCCACAGACGAAAACACACCGGTCAGGGTGAAGAGGCGTCGCAGCCTGGCGGGAACGCAGGTCACAACGCTGGAACAAAACCCAGAGTCTCCAAGAACG agCTGCTTGCTGCTGCAGAGGTCCAAGTCCTTCTGCCAGACGGACATCGAGAAGCTGCTGGACGGTGAAGACTGCTCCAATGAGCTAATAGGAGACTTCACCAAG ccGTTCGTGCTTCCCACAGTTGACGGCAAACACCAAGACCTCAAGTACATCAACCCAGAAGTG atgGTTTCAGCCGTGTCCGGCCAGTTTAATCATCTAGTGGAGCGAGTCATCGTCATCGACTGCCGCTACCCGTACGAGTTCGAGGGCGGACACATCAAG GGGGCTCTGAACCTGCACCAGGAGGATCAGGTCCAGGACTTTCTCCTCAAATCGCCCGTCATCCCGTCCTGCGCTGACAAACGCATTGTCATCATTTTTCACTGCGAGTTCTCGTCGGAGCGCGGCCCCAGGATGTGCCGCTTCGTCAGGGAGCGAGACCGCGCCATGAACGAGTATCCCAACCTCCACTACCCCGAGCTCTACATCCTCAAGGGCGGATACAAAGACTTCTTCCCTCATTTCCAG ACGCAATGTGAACCTCAGTCCTACCGGCCCATGCACCACGAGGACTTCAAGGAGGACCTGAGGAAGTTCCGCCTCAAGAGCCGCACCTGGGCGGGCGAGCGCAGCAAGAGAGACATGTACAGCCGACTGAAGAAGCTGTGA
- the ap5s1 gene encoding AP-5 complex subunit sigma-1 isoform X2, translated as MRGSCPNRTGRSARSGDESCRGRKCLWWSGETRQVHSSVSLSREASGRPPGETVPGEEALALQEADSGVVRLRAGDPFHEEMSALWLGVQSLGFTLVCEPHENLLLAEGTLRTLTRHCLEHLHMLGQGSEVLLRSNRVDALLSRLLPHGQLLFLNHRFAQSLEKEVVAYMAK; from the exons ATGAGGGGGTCGTGTCCGAACAGAACCGGGAGGTCAGCCCGGAGCGGAGACGAGTCCTGCAGAGGGAGAAAGTGTCTGTGGTGGTCAGGTGAGACCAG gcaGGTCCACAGCTCCGTCTCTCTGTCCCGGGAGGCTTCAGGTCGTCCTCCGGGGGAGACGGTGCCCGGCGAGGAGGCTCTGGCCCTGCAGGAGGCCGACAGCGGGGTGGTGCGTCTGCGAGCTGGAGACCCGTTCCACGAGGAGATGAGCGCTCTGTGGTTGGGGGTTCAGAGTCTGGGCTTCACTCTGGTCTGCGAGCCCCACGAGAACCTGCTGCTGGCTGAGGGGACCCTGAGGACCCTGACCAGACACTGCCTGGAGCACCTGCACATGCTGGGCCAGGGCAGCGAG GTTCTTCTCCGGAGCAACCGTGTGGACGCTCTGCTCAGCCGCCTCCTTCCTCACGGTcagctcctcttcctcaacCACCGCTTCGCCCAGAGTCTGGAGAAAGAAGTCGTGGCCTACATGGCAAAGTGA
- the ap5s1 gene encoding AP-5 complex subunit sigma-1 isoform X1, which yields MVRCFLIHTVCPVSALGPGDSRVLYSRVFGPDEGVVSEQNREVSPERRRVLQREKVSVVVRQVHSSVSLSREASGRPPGETVPGEEALALQEADSGVVRLRAGDPFHEEMSALWLGVQSLGFTLVCEPHENLLLAEGTLRTLTRHCLEHLHMLGQGSEVLLRSNRVDALLSRLLPHGQLLFLNHRFAQSLEKEVVAYMAK from the exons ATGGTCCGCTGCTTCCTGATCCACACCGTGTGTCCGGTCAGTGCTCTCGGTCCCGGGGACAGTCGGGTTCTCTACTCCCGGGTTTTCGGTCCGGATGAGGGGGTCGTGTCCGAACAGAACCGGGAGGTCAGCCCGGAGCGGAGACGAGTCCTGCAGAGGGAGAAAGTGTCTGTGGTGGTCAG gcaGGTCCACAGCTCCGTCTCTCTGTCCCGGGAGGCTTCAGGTCGTCCTCCGGGGGAGACGGTGCCCGGCGAGGAGGCTCTGGCCCTGCAGGAGGCCGACAGCGGGGTGGTGCGTCTGCGAGCTGGAGACCCGTTCCACGAGGAGATGAGCGCTCTGTGGTTGGGGGTTCAGAGTCTGGGCTTCACTCTGGTCTGCGAGCCCCACGAGAACCTGCTGCTGGCTGAGGGGACCCTGAGGACCCTGACCAGACACTGCCTGGAGCACCTGCACATGCTGGGCCAGGGCAGCGAG GTTCTTCTCCGGAGCAACCGTGTGGACGCTCTGCTCAGCCGCCTCCTTCCTCACGGTcagctcctcttcctcaacCACCGCTTCGCCCAGAGTCTGGAGAAAGAAGTCGTGGCCTACATGGCAAAGTGA